In Paenibacillus sp. J23TS9, a single genomic region encodes these proteins:
- the uraA gene encoding uracil permease produces MQREIQVNERLPLGPGFLLSLQHLFAMFGSTVLVPNLFHVDPGMILLMNGIGTLLYILICRGKIPAYLGSSFAFIAPVQSVLLDNTDNYPLALGAFIVTGVIFVAVGLIVQYAGTRWIDVVFPPAAMGAIVATIGLELVPTAAGMAGIIPQGGASADWFNPNAVILSMTTLGVTVIGAVLFRGFPKIIHILIGIVTGYVMAYFMPGMINKGAIADAHFFSAPTLTTPVFDMTAILTIIPVSLVVIVEHIGHLLVTSNIVGKDLSKDPGLNRSLLGNGISTIISGFVGSTPNTTYGENIGVMALTKVYSVFVIGGAAIIAILLSFSGTFSSIISNIPVPVMGGVSLLLFGVIAASGLRIFVEQKVDFSKPTNMLLATLVLVVGISGVQLDIGNVHLKGMALATIVGIVLSLFFKLIEVLGLSNDKDDELVEKIPD; encoded by the coding sequence TTGCAACGCGAAATTCAAGTTAATGAAAGGCTTCCCTTGGGTCCGGGATTCCTTCTCAGCCTGCAGCACCTGTTCGCCATGTTCGGCAGTACGGTGCTCGTACCAAACCTGTTTCATGTAGACCCTGGTATGATTTTGCTAATGAACGGAATCGGAACCCTGCTTTACATTTTGATCTGCCGCGGAAAAATCCCCGCATACCTCGGTTCAAGCTTCGCCTTTATTGCTCCGGTACAATCCGTCTTGTTAGATAATACGGACAATTATCCGCTAGCTCTCGGTGCCTTTATCGTAACCGGTGTCATCTTTGTCGCTGTCGGACTTATTGTACAGTATGCCGGAACACGCTGGATTGATGTCGTTTTCCCTCCAGCTGCCATGGGTGCCATTGTTGCTACTATCGGCCTTGAACTCGTTCCAACCGCAGCCGGTATGGCTGGAATTATTCCACAGGGTGGTGCATCGGCGGATTGGTTCAACCCAAATGCTGTCATCCTCTCCATGACGACACTTGGCGTTACCGTCATCGGAGCTGTACTGTTCCGCGGTTTCCCTAAAATCATCCACATTCTGATTGGTATTGTAACTGGGTATGTTATGGCTTACTTTATGCCTGGCATGATTAACAAGGGAGCTATTGCAGACGCTCATTTCTTCTCCGCCCCTACCTTAACGACCCCTGTTTTTGATATGACGGCAATTCTCACTATCATTCCCGTATCCCTTGTCGTTATCGTTGAACACATCGGACACCTGCTTGTGACCAGTAATATCGTTGGTAAAGACTTGTCCAAAGATCCCGGACTTAACCGATCCCTTCTGGGTAACGGTATTTCCACCATTATTTCCGGATTCGTGGGCTCCACTCCCAATACGACCTATGGGGAAAATATCGGTGTTATGGCATTAACCAAGGTTTACTCCGTGTTTGTCATTGGTGGTGCCGCAATCATTGCAATACTACTTTCTTTCTCAGGAACTTTCTCCTCTATCATTTCCAACATTCCTGTACCTGTCATGGGCGGCGTGTCATTGCTTCTGTTCGGCGTCATTGCGGCTTCAGGTCTGCGGATCTTCGTTGAGCAAAAGGTTGATTTCTCCAAGCCAACCAACATGCTGCTTGCCACGCTCGTGCTTGTAGTCGGCATCAGCGGCGTACAGCTGGATATTGGCAATGTTCATTTGAAAGGCATGGCACTGGCTACGATTGTAGGTATTGTACTCAGCCTGTTCTTCAAACTGATCGAGGTGCTGGGACTCTCTAACGATAAAGACGACGAGCTCGTCGAAAAGATTCCTGATTGA
- a CDS encoding NCS2 family permease: MKSGFWQKSLGLRPGDNWKKELIAGAVSYFSVVYIVMVNANILHDAGMPLKAAMIGTILTSIAGCLLMAFGGKSPIVVVPGMGINAFFTYTLVHSMKLGWEEALMVVAVTGVLFTIVTFTSLYRIISEAIPQNLQHGITVGIGLFLTFIGLQKSEIVIAHQTTFVTIGHFSDPSVIVACITLLLALVLFIRGIQGGLLISILAGTGLAYLLGAVKPAQQMESGHIFKQYGAIFGHLSWSGIGSLVFWIAVFLLLLIVVFENIGLIAAQTRMIERPENFKGSLRALSLTNIFAGIFGSSPVVAAAETTAGIAAGGRTGLTSLVSAVLFGATFFFIPLLAYIPDSAIAPILIVIGGLMVQNVKEMDFGDLTEAFPAFLIMVMIPFTYSIVDGMAFGFIAYPVVKLARGKGRDVSPVLYGIAALFVANFVLHSLM; the protein is encoded by the coding sequence TTGAAATCTGGATTTTGGCAGAAAAGTCTCGGTTTAAGACCGGGAGACAACTGGAAGAAAGAGCTCATTGCCGGGGCGGTATCTTATTTTTCAGTCGTATACATTGTTATGGTAAACGCAAACATCCTGCATGATGCGGGAATGCCACTGAAAGCAGCAATGATCGGCACCATTTTGACCTCGATCGCAGGATGTTTGCTCATGGCATTTGGCGGTAAATCGCCGATTGTGGTTGTACCGGGCATGGGAATTAACGCATTCTTCACCTATACGCTGGTTCATTCCATGAAACTGGGCTGGGAGGAAGCCCTGATGGTCGTGGCCGTGACGGGTGTTCTGTTCACAATAGTGACCTTTACCTCGTTGTACCGGATTATCAGCGAAGCGATACCGCAAAATCTTCAGCATGGGATCACTGTCGGGATCGGTTTGTTTTTGACCTTTATTGGCCTGCAAAAGAGTGAAATTGTGATTGCGCATCAGACAACGTTTGTGACGATTGGCCATTTTAGTGATCCTTCGGTCATCGTAGCCTGCATTACCCTGCTGCTTGCTTTGGTTCTCTTTATTCGCGGTATTCAGGGGGGACTTCTGATCAGTATCCTTGCGGGTACGGGGCTGGCTTACCTGCTCGGAGCTGTCAAGCCGGCACAGCAGATGGAGTCCGGTCATATCTTCAAACAGTATGGTGCAATATTCGGGCATTTGTCGTGGTCGGGTATCGGCAGCCTGGTGTTCTGGATCGCGGTATTTCTGCTGCTGCTAATCGTTGTGTTTGAGAACATCGGATTGATCGCGGCGCAGACCCGGATGATTGAACGTCCGGAGAATTTCAAGGGAAGCCTGCGGGCATTATCGCTGACGAATATTTTTGCCGGCATTTTCGGCAGCAGTCCAGTCGTGGCTGCGGCGGAGACAACGGCGGGCATTGCGGCTGGCGGACGAACCGGTCTGACTTCACTCGTATCTGCTGTTCTATTCGGAGCTACGTTCTTTTTCATCCCGCTGCTCGCTTATATCCCTGACAGCGCAATTGCTCCGATACTGATTGTGATTGGCGGATTGATGGTTCAGAACGTCAAGGAAATGGATTTTGGCGATCTCACGGAAGCTTTTCCGGCATTTCTGATCATGGTCATGATTCCTTTCACATACAGTATTGTGGATGGCATGGCTTTCGGATTTATTGCTTATCCGGTTGTAAAGCTTGCCCGGGGAAAAGGTAGAGATGTTTCTCCTGTGCTTTATGGCATAGCCGCCTTGTTTGTTGCCAACTTTGTCCTGCATTCATTAATGTAG
- the aspS gene encoding aspartate--tRNA ligase, giving the protein MLRTHQCGSLTTGHIGETVTLNGWVQTRRDLGGVLFIDLRDRSGIVQVVFNPAYSGDALAVADKVRSEYVLAVSGKVVQRDQETINPNLATGEIEVHITEIEVLNAAKTPPFFVEDGVEVDESLRLKYRYLDLRRPEMQKTLMLRSKASKIFRDFLDENGFIDVETPILTKSSPEGARDYLVPSRVHSGEFFALPQSPQIYKQLLMVSGLERYYQIARCFRDEDLRADRQPEFTQVDIETSFLDRDTLLNMMEQLMVKLFKETIGVELALPFQRITYDEAMGKYGSDKPDLRFGLELVEMNDIVASSGVKVFASVIEKGGEVKCLNAKGCGTWSRKDIDDLGPYAARYGAKGLAWIQVKDGEFKGPIVKFFTEQEIEAVRERTGAEDGDLLLFSADNKKVVADVLGALRLKIGRQLGLIDDKVYKFAWVTDFPLLSYDEDAKRYVAEHHPFTRPNDEDLELFDTDPLKVRAQAYDIVLNGYEVGGGSMRIYKRDIQEKMFDALGLSPEVAREKFGYLLDAFEYGTPPHGGIAFGLDRLIMLLAGRTNLRETIAFPKTASATDLLMDAPSTVDSSQLDQLHIKLAKKPEDKKVNA; this is encoded by the coding sequence ATGCTTAGGACTCATCAATGCGGAAGCCTGACAACAGGCCATATTGGAGAAACCGTTACACTGAACGGCTGGGTACAAACCCGCCGTGATCTTGGAGGCGTGCTGTTTATTGATCTGCGTGACCGCAGTGGTATCGTGCAAGTCGTGTTCAATCCTGCTTACTCGGGGGATGCATTGGCTGTAGCTGACAAAGTGCGTAGTGAGTATGTGCTGGCGGTTTCCGGTAAAGTCGTTCAACGCGATCAGGAAACGATCAACCCTAACCTTGCGACAGGTGAAATCGAAGTTCACATTACCGAAATTGAGGTACTGAACGCGGCTAAAACACCTCCGTTTTTCGTTGAAGACGGTGTTGAGGTCGATGAATCGCTGCGTTTGAAATACAGATATCTGGATCTCCGTCGTCCGGAAATGCAAAAAACGCTGATGTTGCGCTCAAAAGCATCCAAAATATTCCGTGATTTCCTGGACGAAAACGGGTTTATCGATGTTGAAACTCCGATTCTGACCAAGAGCTCACCTGAAGGCGCCCGTGATTACCTGGTACCTAGCCGTGTGCATTCAGGCGAATTTTTCGCACTGCCGCAGTCGCCGCAAATTTACAAACAGCTGCTGATGGTCAGTGGTCTGGAGCGTTATTATCAAATCGCCCGCTGCTTCCGGGACGAAGATCTTCGTGCTGACCGTCAGCCTGAATTTACCCAAGTCGACATCGAGACCTCATTCCTCGACCGTGATACGCTCCTGAATATGATGGAGCAGCTGATGGTGAAATTGTTCAAGGAAACGATCGGCGTGGAGCTGGCATTGCCGTTCCAACGCATCACATATGACGAAGCAATGGGTAAATACGGCTCTGACAAGCCTGATCTGCGTTTTGGTCTTGAGCTGGTAGAAATGAACGATATCGTAGCCAGCAGCGGCGTCAAAGTATTCGCTTCCGTGATTGAAAAAGGCGGAGAAGTGAAGTGTTTGAATGCGAAAGGCTGCGGCACTTGGAGCCGTAAGGACATTGATGATCTTGGACCTTATGCTGCTAGGTACGGCGCGAAAGGTCTGGCTTGGATTCAAGTGAAGGACGGCGAATTCAAGGGGCCAATCGTGAAGTTCTTTACCGAACAGGAAATCGAAGCTGTAAGAGAACGTACAGGTGCCGAAGACGGCGACTTGCTCTTGTTCTCTGCTGACAATAAAAAGGTTGTTGCCGATGTACTGGGCGCACTTCGCCTGAAAATCGGACGTCAGCTCGGCCTGATCGATGACAAAGTATATAAATTCGCGTGGGTTACCGACTTCCCGCTGCTCAGCTATGATGAGGATGCGAAGCGCTATGTGGCAGAACATCATCCGTTCACCCGTCCAAACGATGAGGATCTGGAGTTGTTCGACACCGATCCGCTTAAAGTACGTGCACAAGCATATGACATCGTACTGAATGGTTATGAAGTAGGCGGCGGTTCGATGCGTATTTACAAGCGCGATATTCAGGAGAAAATGTTCGATGCCTTGGGTCTGTCTCCAGAAGTTGCACGTGAGAAATTCGGCTATCTGCTGGATGCGTTTGAATATGGCACGCCACCGCATGGCGGCATTGCCTTTGGTCTTGACCGCCTTATCATGCTTCTGGCAGGTCGCACCAACCTGCGCGAGACCATCGCATTCCCGAAAACGGCAAGCGCCACGGATCTGCTGATGGACGCACCGTCGACGGTGGATTCTTCGCAGCTTGATCAGCTTCATATCAAACTGGCGAAAAAACCTGAAGACAAAAAAGTTAATGCCTAA
- a CDS encoding ThiF family adenylyltransferase → MLNQFSRTELAIGPEGLEAMKNSTVAVLGIGGVGSIAVEALARTGVGKLILIDKDVVDITNINRQIHALTTTVGQKKADLMVERVKLINPECEAIALNMFYTEETCEELFKFDLDYVLDASDTVSYKIHLIKECLKRKIPLISSMGAANKMDPSRFQVADISKTTVDPIARVIRTKLRKDGIKKGVKVVFSTEEPMKPRVDVTEKIVPENAPAIRKAKQPPASNAYVPPVAGLIMVSVAVKDLLKKAGIEV, encoded by the coding sequence ATGCTCAACCAATTTTCCCGTACAGAACTAGCTATAGGGCCGGAAGGTCTGGAAGCTATGAAAAATAGCACAGTGGCTGTGCTCGGTATCGGCGGTGTGGGCTCCATTGCGGTGGAGGCCCTTGCCCGCACGGGCGTTGGGAAGCTGATTCTGATTGACAAGGATGTAGTGGATATTACCAACATCAACCGTCAAATTCATGCTCTTACCACAACCGTTGGCCAAAAAAAAGCCGATCTGATGGTAGAGCGTGTTAAGCTGATCAACCCCGAATGCGAGGCAATCGCATTGAATATGTTTTATACCGAAGAAACCTGCGAAGAGCTCTTTAAATTTGATCTGGATTATGTGCTGGATGCGTCCGATACGGTTTCTTACAAAATCCATCTGATTAAAGAATGCCTGAAACGCAAAATCCCGCTGATTTCCAGCATGGGCGCTGCCAATAAGATGGATCCAAGCCGATTCCAGGTAGCTGATATTTCCAAGACGACGGTCGACCCGATTGCACGGGTGATCCGCACCAAGCTTCGCAAGGATGGCATCAAAAAAGGCGTGAAAGTCGTATTCTCGACCGAAGAGCCTATGAAGCCGCGCGTGGATGTAACGGAAAAAATCGTACCCGAAAACGCTCCAGCCATCCGTAAAGCCAAGCAGCCTCCTGCCAGTAATGCTTACGTTCCTCCTGTTGCAGGACTGATCATGGTTAGCGTAGCCGTCAAGGATTTGCTGAAGAAAGCTGGGATTGAAGTATAA
- the hisS gene encoding histidine--tRNA ligase: MAYQKPTGTQDFLPGVVEKWQFVEEKARDLCRRFNYREIRTPLFEQTELFERGVGETTDIVEKEMYSFKDKGDRSMTLRPEGTAGVVRSYVENKLYGEPDVSKLYYIGPMFRYERPQAGRYRQFHQFGVEAFGAVDPAIDAEVVSLGYQFCKELGLQGVKVEINSVGNPESRAAYRERLLEFLTPMKDSLCKDCQSRMDRNPMRVLDCKVDQDKFTNAPSILDSLDEECTNHFEQVKQYLTAMEVEFVVNHRLVRGLDYYTHTAFEYKAQGIGAIDTIGGGGRYNGLVSEIGGPEQPGIGLGLGLERILLILDKQEIDLNAIKALDVYFVALGEAADREITKQLYLVRKEGLSAERDYLGRKMKAQMKSADRFHAKVTAILGDDELERGEIALKSMATGEQQTVKLSELLMKLREFAEKAE; encoded by the coding sequence ATGGCTTACCAAAAACCGACAGGTACGCAGGATTTTTTGCCGGGTGTGGTTGAAAAATGGCAGTTTGTCGAAGAGAAAGCAAGAGACTTATGCCGGCGTTTTAATTACCGGGAAATCCGCACCCCTTTGTTTGAGCAAACGGAGTTGTTTGAACGGGGCGTTGGAGAGACGACGGATATCGTCGAAAAGGAAATGTATTCGTTTAAAGATAAAGGCGATCGCAGTATGACGCTTCGTCCGGAAGGCACGGCAGGGGTTGTCCGCTCTTATGTGGAGAACAAGCTGTATGGGGAGCCGGATGTGAGCAAGCTGTACTACATCGGTCCAATGTTCCGTTATGAGCGTCCGCAAGCGGGTCGTTACCGTCAGTTTCATCAATTCGGTGTTGAGGCTTTCGGAGCGGTTGATCCAGCCATTGATGCGGAAGTGGTATCTCTCGGTTATCAGTTCTGCAAGGAACTGGGACTGCAGGGAGTCAAAGTGGAGATTAACTCCGTTGGCAATCCTGAAAGCCGCGCGGCTTATCGTGAAAGGCTGCTGGAATTTCTCACACCGATGAAAGACAGTCTGTGCAAGGACTGCCAGTCCCGGATGGACCGCAACCCGATGCGGGTGCTGGATTGCAAGGTGGACCAGGACAAGTTCACGAATGCGCCTTCGATTTTGGACAGTCTGGATGAGGAATGCACAAATCACTTCGAGCAAGTGAAACAGTACCTAACGGCTATGGAAGTTGAATTCGTCGTGAATCACCGGCTGGTTCGAGGTCTCGATTATTACACGCACACGGCCTTTGAGTATAAGGCTCAAGGAATCGGTGCTATCGACACCATCGGCGGCGGTGGACGTTACAACGGTTTAGTCAGCGAAATCGGCGGACCGGAGCAGCCGGGGATCGGGTTGGGCCTTGGACTGGAACGTATTCTGTTGATTCTGGATAAACAGGAAATCGATCTGAATGCGATCAAAGCGCTTGATGTGTATTTTGTTGCTTTGGGCGAAGCCGCTGACCGTGAGATTACGAAACAGCTGTACCTTGTGCGTAAAGAAGGATTGTCGGCTGAACGCGATTATCTGGGCAGAAAAATGAAAGCCCAAATGAAGTCCGCTGACCGCTTCCATGCCAAAGTGACGGCGATCTTGGGAGACGATGAACTGGAGCGGGGCGAAATTGCGCTGAAGTCGATGGCTACAGGCGAGCAGCAGACGGTTAAGCTGAGTGAGCTTCTTATGAAATTAAGGGAATTCGCCGAAAAGGCTGAATAA
- the dtd gene encoding D-aminoacyl-tRNA deacylase encodes MRVVVQRCKEAQVTVNGEITGQISQGLMVLVGVTHEDTDKDAQYLADKVAGLRIFEDEEGKMNFSVTDVGGSVLSVSQFTLYGDCRKGKRPNFMGAAKPDAALELYERFNRELAAKGLEVATGRFGEMMDVTFTNWGPVTLIIDSKTTA; translated from the coding sequence ATGAGAGTTGTTGTTCAACGCTGCAAGGAAGCACAAGTTACGGTTAACGGGGAAATCACTGGACAAATCAGCCAGGGATTGATGGTGCTTGTAGGGGTTACCCATGAAGACACGGACAAAGATGCGCAGTATTTGGCTGACAAGGTTGCCGGTTTGCGTATTTTCGAGGATGAGGAAGGCAAAATGAACTTCAGCGTAACGGATGTGGGCGGTAGCGTCCTGTCCGTCTCGCAGTTTACATTGTACGGCGACTGCCGCAAAGGAAAGCGTCCCAACTTTATGGGAGCCGCCAAACCCGACGCGGCGCTTGAACTTTATGAACGTTTTAATCGTGAGCTGGCTGCAAAGGGTTTGGAGGTAGCGACCGGACGATTTGGAGAAATGATGGATGTGACCTTTACCAATTGGGGCCCGGTTACACTGATCATTGACAGCAAAACAACGGCATAG
- a CDS encoding bifunctional (p)ppGpp synthetase/guanosine-3',5'-bis(diphosphate) 3'-pyrophosphohydrolase → MGIERLLEKAGAYIKDPDLDRIREAYNFADQAHHGQVRKSGEPYILHPLAVADIVVNLMMDTTSIVAALLHDVVEDTTVSLEEIRDKFGNACAMLVDGLTKLERIQFRSKEEQQNENYRKMFIAMAQDIRVIVIKLADRLHNMRTLKYQSEESQRRIAYETLEIFCPIADRLGISAIKSEMEDLSLRYLNPQQYYRIANLIHKKRAEREQFVDTVISRISEKLDEMGIEGDLSGRPKHIYSVFNKMTTKNKQFNEIYDLIAIRIIVDNIKDCYATLGIIHTLWKPMPGRFKDYIAMPKANMYQSLHTTVVGPNGEPTEVQIRTTEMHRTAEYGIAAHWAYKEGTSPGGNFENKMTFFREILELQHEAKDASEFVESLKMDFFSDLVFVFTPKGEVVELPSGSVPLDFAYRIHTEVGNRTIGAKVNGRIVPLDHRLKTGDIVEILTSKHSYGPSGDWLKIAQSSHARSKIKQWFKKEKREENVEKGRDMVERELKNRGLDPSEWTTDDKLLEVAKKFAFNDIEDMLSGIGFGGITAAQICTRLTERLRKEQEEASLLELTSEKKEIKVPTEKRSRPTNGVRVKGIDNLLVRFARCCNPVPGDDIVGYVTRGRGVSVHRADCPNLPTTDDGEEAARVIEVEWETEIEANYSVDIEITGHDRNGLLNEVLQAVSESKTNISAVTGRSDKNKMALIHMTILIRNTDHLHSVVERIKRVKDVYTVHRIIQ, encoded by the coding sequence ATGGGCATAGAGCGATTACTTGAAAAGGCTGGAGCCTATATAAAAGATCCAGATTTGGACCGCATTCGGGAAGCCTATAATTTCGCAGATCAAGCCCATCATGGCCAGGTCCGCAAATCCGGCGAACCCTATATTCTGCATCCGCTTGCGGTTGCAGATATTGTCGTGAACCTGATGATGGATACAACCTCCATTGTCGCCGCGCTGCTGCATGATGTCGTTGAGGATACAACCGTATCGCTGGAAGAGATCCGCGACAAGTTCGGCAATGCCTGTGCAATGTTGGTTGATGGGCTGACCAAGCTGGAGCGTATCCAATTCCGTTCCAAGGAAGAACAGCAGAATGAGAATTATCGCAAGATGTTCATCGCTATGGCGCAGGACATCCGCGTAATTGTGATCAAACTGGCCGACCGGCTCCATAATATGCGCACACTGAAATACCAATCAGAAGAAAGCCAGCGGCGAATTGCTTACGAGACGCTGGAGATTTTCTGTCCGATCGCAGATCGTCTTGGTATTTCGGCAATTAAGAGCGAAATGGAAGATCTTTCGCTTCGATATTTGAATCCACAGCAGTATTACCGTATCGCCAATTTGATTCATAAAAAGCGCGCTGAACGCGAACAGTTTGTTGACACCGTGATTTCCCGCATCAGTGAAAAGCTGGATGAAATGGGGATCGAGGGGGATTTGTCAGGCAGACCAAAGCATATTTACAGCGTTTTTAATAAAATGACGACGAAGAACAAGCAGTTCAATGAGATTTATGATTTGATTGCTATCCGTATTATTGTGGACAATATCAAAGACTGCTATGCCACATTGGGTATTATCCATACCTTGTGGAAACCGATGCCTGGACGGTTTAAAGATTATATAGCTATGCCAAAAGCAAACATGTATCAATCGCTGCATACAACGGTGGTAGGTCCGAACGGGGAACCAACAGAAGTACAGATCCGTACCACGGAAATGCACCGCACCGCTGAATACGGTATCGCGGCGCACTGGGCATACAAGGAAGGCACATCACCAGGGGGCAACTTCGAGAATAAAATGACATTTTTCCGGGAGATTCTGGAGCTTCAGCATGAAGCGAAGGACGCATCCGAGTTTGTGGAATCCCTCAAGATGGACTTCTTCTCGGACCTCGTATTTGTCTTTACTCCGAAGGGGGAAGTCGTTGAGCTGCCTTCGGGCTCTGTGCCGCTGGATTTTGCCTACCGGATTCATACGGAAGTCGGCAACCGAACCATCGGCGCCAAGGTTAACGGACGGATCGTGCCGCTGGATCACCGCCTGAAAACAGGCGATATCGTGGAAATCCTGACCTCAAAGCATTCTTATGGACCTAGTGGAGACTGGCTGAAAATTGCCCAATCCTCTCACGCGCGGAGCAAAATCAAGCAGTGGTTCAAGAAGGAAAAACGCGAAGAGAATGTGGAAAAAGGCCGCGATATGGTTGAACGCGAGCTGAAGAACCGCGGACTGGATCCTTCCGAGTGGACAACGGATGATAAACTGCTGGAGGTAGCCAAGAAATTTGCCTTTAATGATATCGAAGATATGCTTTCAGGCATTGGCTTCGGCGGCATTACGGCAGCCCAGATCTGCACACGTCTGACCGAGCGTCTCCGCAAAGAGCAGGAAGAAGCAAGTCTGCTGGAACTGACTTCCGAGAAGAAGGAGATCAAGGTTCCTACGGAGAAAAGATCGCGTCCGACCAATGGTGTTCGTGTAAAGGGAATCGACAACCTGCTTGTCCGCTTTGCCCGCTGCTGTAATCCGGTGCCAGGAGACGATATCGTAGGATATGTAACCCGCGGACGTGGTGTATCTGTTCATCGGGCGGATTGCCCGAACCTCCCAACCACGGATGATGGGGAGGAAGCAGCACGCGTGATAGAAGTGGAATGGGAAACGGAAATCGAAGCAAATTACAGTGTGGATATTGAGATTACAGGACATGACCGCAACGGCTTACTGAACGAGGTTCTCCAGGCCGTATCGGAAAGCAAGACGAATATTTCTGCCGTTACCGGACGATCGGATAAAAACAAAATGGCGCTGATACACATGACGATTTTGATCCGCAATACCGATCATTTGCATTCCGTCGTAGAGCGGATCAAGCGTGTGAAAGATGTCTATACGGTGCACCGGATTATTCAATAA
- a CDS encoding type 1 glutamine amidotransferase domain-containing protein: protein MSKVAFLLANAFEDSEMKVPYDEVNKAGHETDIIGLQKGETLKGKNGKATYTAEKSISEVHAADYDAVVIPGGSSPENLRLDPDILKFVKEMNGSKKPIAAICHGPQILASADLLKDRTITSYPPLQDDMVNAGAEFKDEEVVVDGNYITSRTPKDEPAFVRELLKVL from the coding sequence ATGAGTAAAGTTGCTTTTTTACTGGCTAACGCGTTTGAAGATTCAGAAATGAAGGTACCTTATGATGAAGTGAACAAAGCAGGTCATGAAACGGATATTATCGGACTCCAGAAGGGTGAAACATTGAAGGGGAAAAACGGTAAAGCTACCTACACGGCTGAAAAATCCATTTCCGAGGTTCATGCGGCTGACTATGATGCAGTCGTCATTCCGGGTGGTTCTTCTCCGGAGAATCTGCGTCTGGATCCTGACATACTGAAATTTGTAAAAGAAATGAACGGCTCGAAGAAGCCCATAGCAGCCATCTGCCATGGCCCGCAAATTCTTGCGAGCGCCGATCTGTTAAAAGACCGTACAATTACCTCTTATCCGCCGCTTCAAGATGATATGGTCAATGCAGGCGCGGAATTTAAAGATGAAGAGGTTGTCGTGGACGGTAACTACATTACTTCTCGTACTCCTAAAGACGAACCGGCCTTTGTCCGGGAACTGCTGAAAGTGCTGTAA